The proteins below come from a single Argentina anserina chromosome 1, drPotAnse1.1, whole genome shotgun sequence genomic window:
- the LOC126798616 gene encoding probable starch synthase 4, chloroplastic/amyloplastic, which produces MVLTGMIATEEASDLRKLIMDHKVGLAEIFNGTLRKTDAELLAELRHFFARSRRNGYHIVHICTEMAPLVSIGSLASYVTGLSCALQRKGHLVEVILPKYSSLDLNEVKGLQEIEAESFSYFNGQLHGNRIWTGVVFGVGVTLIQPLEYSEFFNREKVYGYSDDFERFTYFSRASLDYIVKCGKQPDVIHIHNWETAIIGPLFWDIFAKQGLEGTRILLTCHNLNSQCLEHPDKLALCGLDPSSLHRPDRLQDNTKSHLVNVLKGGVVYSNKVVIMSSILSKGRVIHNLSHGLDPTLIIHKNKLMFLLMDLTIPPEIHLRTTLSPKTSVLKIWKGKQLAKLHCSNTLDYLSMLLLFLYVCTSSCLS; this is translated from the exons ATGGTTCTCACTGGAATGATTGCTACCGAGGAGGCATCAGATTTGAGAAAGTTGATCATGGATCATAAAGTTGGTCTAGCTGAAATATTTAATGGCACCTTGCGAAAAACAGATGCCGAGCTTCTAGCAGAACTCAGACATTTCTTTGCAAGAAGTAGAAG gaATGGCTATCACATTGTGCACATATGTACGGAAATGGCACCGTTGGTCTCCATTGGATCTTTGGCATCATATGTGACAGGATTGTCTTGTGCACTACAGAGGAAGGGGCATTTGGTGGAGGTGATACTTCCAAA GTATTCAAGCCTGGACCTAAATGAAGTTAAAGGGTTACAAGAAATTGAGGCAGAGTCTTTTTCATATTTCAATGGTCAACTTCATGGAAACAGAATTTGGACTGG TGTTGTCTTTGGCGTTGGAGTAACCTTAATTCAACCTCTAGAATATTCTGAGTTTTTCAATCGTGAAAAGGTTTATGGCTACTCGGATGACTTTGAAAG GTTTACCTATTTCTCTCGTGCTTCATTAGATTATATTGTAAAATGCGGAAAGCAGCCTGATGTGATACATATCCACAACTGGGAGACTGCTATTATAGGGCCACTTTTCTGGGATATTTTTGCTAAACAG GGGCTTGAAGGTACTAGAATCCTATTGACCTGCCACAACCTGAATTCACAG TGTCTTGAGCATCCAGATAAACTAGCATTATGCGGACTTGATCCTTCTTCACTTCATCGTCCTGATCGCTTGCAAGATAATACTAAGTCACATTTGGTTAATGTTTTGAAG GGTGGAGTTGTTTACTCCAATAAAGTTGTCATAATGTCATCCATACTATCAAAGGGCAGGGTTATACATAACCTGAGTCATGGGTTGGACCCTACCTTAATCATTCACAA gAACAAGTTGATGTTTCTCCTTATGGATTTGACAATTCCACCTGAGATCCATCTGAGGACAACTTTATCCCCCAAAACTTCAGTGTTGAAGATATGGAAGGGAAAGCAGCTTGCAAAGCTGCATTGCAGCAACACCTTGGATTATTTGAGCATGCTTCTTCTATTCTTGTATGTGTGCACCTCAAGTTGTCTGAGCTAG
- the LOC126782422 gene encoding uncharacterized protein LOC126782422 isoform X2 — MQGYSRQRYERPVEYDGYGYEDDGYGYEEEGDEYEEDEEEEEVEEEARKPTKEAMEYLELRQRLKERVRREKMKKEGGYRASGERRRLPYDNFGSFFGPPQPVIAERVIQESKSLLENQHLASRVTNSVHHNKKSSGSSSGSKPVAHTQKPKVIDEQKLKVQKRKDTRDYSFLLSDNAELPAPLKDWSPRSASAPKSEVRSSQSVMKSKHSSASNGRPVHGSRENGVPVHGSRENGRPVHGSRENGRPVPGNRENGRPVQGSRENGRSAQGSRDNGRPAQGSRDNGRPAQGFRDNGRPVQGSRENGRPGRDETHERKAAPTNGQIHSKVAPTRPSSASGRPGSTSMDSRKQLGSNIANGPGRPLGPKGLPSKIPASTSERRASAPGLKNSKSSVQRTSLKSESSLLKQPVQQRKDVRESYKPTILSKQSRGSPKHQNQKPQMHKKIPPRPMSQEYRPKKRPTSGFAHDEYDPGDISREIRSLFGYNPSAYADDDDISDMEAGFEDIQREERRSAKIARREDEEQARLIEEEERRERMAAKMRKKRRLE, encoded by the exons ATGCAGGGGTATAGTAGACAG AGATATGAGCGACCAGTTGAGTATGATGGTTATGGATACGAGGATGATGGGTATGGATATGAGGAGGAAGGAGATGAGTATGAGGAggatgaggaagaggaagaggtaGAGGAAGAAGCTCGAAAACCTACCAAAGAAGCAATGGAGTATCTCGAGTTGAGACAACGGTTGAAGGAGCGGGTTCGaagagagaagatgaagaaagaaGGTGGTTATAGGGCCAGCGGTGAGAGGAGACGACTTCCCTATGATAA TTTTGGATCGTTCTTTGGCCCTCCTCAACCAGTTATCGCTGAGAGAGTGATTCAAGAAAGCAAGTCGTTATTGGAAAACCAGCATCTGGCATCTAGGGTCACAAATTCTGTCCATCAT AACAAGAAGAGCTCTGGGTCCTCTTCTGGCTCTAAGCCCGTAGCACATACCCAGAAACCCAAAGTTATTGATGAG CAAAAACTTAAAGTCCAAAAGCGTAAAGATACCAGGGATTACTCATTTTTGTTATCTGACAATGCGGAGCTTCCTGCTCCTTTAAAGGATTGGTCCCCTCGAAGTGCCTCTGCTCCAAAGTCTG AGGTGCGATCAAGTCAATCAGTGATGAAAAGTAAACATTCTTCCGCCAGTAATGGTAGACCTGTTCATGGTAGTCGTGAAAATGGTGTGCCTGTTCATGGCAGTCGTGAAAATGGTAGGCCTGTTCATGGCAGTCGAGAAAATGGTAGGCCTGTTCCAGGCAATCGTGAAAATGGTAGGCCTGTTCAAGGCAGTCGTGAAAATGGTAGGTCTGCTCAAGGCAGTCGTGACAATGGGAGGCCTGCTCAAGGCAGTCGTGACAATGGGAGACCTGCTCAAGGCTTTCGTGACAATGGGAGGCCTGTTCAAGGTAGCCGTGAAAATGGGAGACCTGGTCGTGATGAAACTCATGAAAGGAAAGCAGCTCCCACTAATGGGCAGATACATTCTAAAGTTGCGCCCACTAGGCCAAGTTCTGCCAGTGGCAGACCTGGTTCAACATCCATGGACTCTAGAAAACAACTTGGCAGCAACATTGCGAATGGCCCAGGCCGGCCCCTAGGACCAAAAGGTCTCCCATCAAAGATTCCTGCATCTACCTCAGAGAGGAGGGCTTCTGCACCTGGTTTGAAGAATTCCAAGTCTTCAGTGCAGAGGACATCATTAAAGTCAGAGTCTTCACTTCTGAAGCAGCCAGTACAGCAAAGAAAGGATGTACGAGAATCTTATAAGCCCACTATATTATCAAAACAGTCCAGAGGATCGCCAAAACATCAG AACCAAAAGCCGCAAATGCATAAGAAAATCCCACCACGTCCTATGTCACAAGAGTATCGTCCCAAAAAAAGGCCTACAAGTGGATTTGCACATGATGAGTATGACCCTGGGGATATTAGTCGTGAGATCAGAAGCTTGTTTGG CTACAATCCAAGCGCATATGCTGACGATGATGACATTAGTGACATGGAGGCAGGATTTGAAGACATTCAGAGGGAGGAGAGGAGAAG TGCAAAAATTGCAAGACGGGAGGATGAAGAACAAGCTAGGttgattgaagaagaagaaaggaggGAACGTATGGCCGCCAAGATGAGGAAAAAGAGGAGACTTGAGTAG
- the LOC126782422 gene encoding uncharacterized protein LOC126782422 isoform X1 — MQGYSRQRYERPVEYDGYGYEDDGYGYEEEGDEYEEDEEEEEVEEEARKPTKEAMEYLELRQRLKERVRREKMKKEGGYRASGERRRLPYDNFGSFFGPPQPVIAERVIQESKSLLENQHLASRVTNSVHHNKKSSGSSSGSKPVAHTQKPKVIDEQKLKVQKRKDTRDYSFLLSDNAELPAPLKDWSPRSASAPKSEVRSSQSVMKSKHSSASNGRPVHGSRENGVPVHGSRENGRPVHGSRENGRPVPGNRENGRPVQGSRENGRSAQGSRDNGRPAQGSRDNGRPAQGFRDNGRPVQGSRENGRPGRDETHERKAAPTNGQIHSKVAPTRPSSASGRPGSTSMDSRKQLGSNIANGPGRPLGPKGLPSKIPASTSERRASAPGLKNSKSSVQRTSLKSESSLLKQPVQQRKDVRESYKPTILSKQSRGSPKHQQNQKPQMHKKIPPRPMSQEYRPKKRPTSGFAHDEYDPGDISREIRSLFGYNPSAYADDDDISDMEAGFEDIQREERRSAKIARREDEEQARLIEEEERRERMAAKMRKKRRLE; from the exons ATGCAGGGGTATAGTAGACAG AGATATGAGCGACCAGTTGAGTATGATGGTTATGGATACGAGGATGATGGGTATGGATATGAGGAGGAAGGAGATGAGTATGAGGAggatgaggaagaggaagaggtaGAGGAAGAAGCTCGAAAACCTACCAAAGAAGCAATGGAGTATCTCGAGTTGAGACAACGGTTGAAGGAGCGGGTTCGaagagagaagatgaagaaagaaGGTGGTTATAGGGCCAGCGGTGAGAGGAGACGACTTCCCTATGATAA TTTTGGATCGTTCTTTGGCCCTCCTCAACCAGTTATCGCTGAGAGAGTGATTCAAGAAAGCAAGTCGTTATTGGAAAACCAGCATCTGGCATCTAGGGTCACAAATTCTGTCCATCAT AACAAGAAGAGCTCTGGGTCCTCTTCTGGCTCTAAGCCCGTAGCACATACCCAGAAACCCAAAGTTATTGATGAG CAAAAACTTAAAGTCCAAAAGCGTAAAGATACCAGGGATTACTCATTTTTGTTATCTGACAATGCGGAGCTTCCTGCTCCTTTAAAGGATTGGTCCCCTCGAAGTGCCTCTGCTCCAAAGTCTG AGGTGCGATCAAGTCAATCAGTGATGAAAAGTAAACATTCTTCCGCCAGTAATGGTAGACCTGTTCATGGTAGTCGTGAAAATGGTGTGCCTGTTCATGGCAGTCGTGAAAATGGTAGGCCTGTTCATGGCAGTCGAGAAAATGGTAGGCCTGTTCCAGGCAATCGTGAAAATGGTAGGCCTGTTCAAGGCAGTCGTGAAAATGGTAGGTCTGCTCAAGGCAGTCGTGACAATGGGAGGCCTGCTCAAGGCAGTCGTGACAATGGGAGACCTGCTCAAGGCTTTCGTGACAATGGGAGGCCTGTTCAAGGTAGCCGTGAAAATGGGAGACCTGGTCGTGATGAAACTCATGAAAGGAAAGCAGCTCCCACTAATGGGCAGATACATTCTAAAGTTGCGCCCACTAGGCCAAGTTCTGCCAGTGGCAGACCTGGTTCAACATCCATGGACTCTAGAAAACAACTTGGCAGCAACATTGCGAATGGCCCAGGCCGGCCCCTAGGACCAAAAGGTCTCCCATCAAAGATTCCTGCATCTACCTCAGAGAGGAGGGCTTCTGCACCTGGTTTGAAGAATTCCAAGTCTTCAGTGCAGAGGACATCATTAAAGTCAGAGTCTTCACTTCTGAAGCAGCCAGTACAGCAAAGAAAGGATGTACGAGAATCTTATAAGCCCACTATATTATCAAAACAGTCCAGAGGATCGCCAAAACATCAG CAGAACCAAAAGCCGCAAATGCATAAGAAAATCCCACCACGTCCTATGTCACAAGAGTATCGTCCCAAAAAAAGGCCTACAAGTGGATTTGCACATGATGAGTATGACCCTGGGGATATTAGTCGTGAGATCAGAAGCTTGTTTGG CTACAATCCAAGCGCATATGCTGACGATGATGACATTAGTGACATGGAGGCAGGATTTGAAGACATTCAGAGGGAGGAGAGGAGAAG TGCAAAAATTGCAAGACGGGAGGATGAAGAACAAGCTAGGttgattgaagaagaagaaaggaggGAACGTATGGCCGCCAAGATGAGGAAAAAGAGGAGACTTGAGTAG
- the LOC126791526 gene encoding uncharacterized protein LOC126791526: MSDSEVEEKIFSLFKEFMMGIAKFEELVPMGGTFLNGFQHALEFLQRPPIDKSSELVKNIIQSNETKRVKSYIEAGCINTDDGKHNITKLQSCQLGLHDHICKGKGILNELECLLEDVRGAMQDISLFQDDDLGERLNEQATINDKEEIAMPYPRKNEVSDYAVLMAVIYSMIKQEYMMQERVVSALSLKLSSGELESYCLMWSLRPYIDEEIIGRAWKLVH; this comes from the exons ATGTCGGATTCTGAAGTAGAGGAAAAGATCTTCAGCTTGTTCAAAGAATTTATGATGGG GATTGCTAAGTTTGAGGAACTAGTGCCGATGGGAGGCACATTTCTCAATGGCTTTCAGCATGCACTGG AGTTTCTTCAACGGCCACCGATAGATAAATCATCTGAGTTGGTTAAAAATATAATCCAATCCAACGaaacaaagagggttaaatcATACATTGAAGCTGGATGTATCAACACTGATGATGGCAAGCACAATATAACCAAGT TGCAATCATGCCAACTTGGACTTCATGACCATATATGTAAAG GAAAAGGTATACTTAACGAACTGGAATGCCTACTAGAAGATGTAAGGGGTGCAATGCAAGATATATCTTTGTTCCAGGATGACGATTTGGGTGAAAGGCTGAATGAACAAGCAACTATCAATGACAAG GAGGAAATTGCCATGCCCTATCCCagaaaaaatgaagtttctGATTATGCTGTCCTGATGGCAGTCATTTATAGTATGATCAAGCAAGAATATATGATGCAG GAAAGAGTTGTTTCTGCTTTAAGTCTTAAGTTATCTTCAGGAGAACTAGAGAGCTACTGCCTTATGTGGTCTTTGCGTCCTTACATAGACGAAGAGATTATTGGTCGTGCTTGGAAACTTGTACACTGA
- the LOC126799796 gene encoding phosphoenolpyruvate carboxykinase (ATP) 2, with translation MDEHTFMLNRETAVEYLNSLDRVFVNDQFLNWDSENRIRVRIVSAKAYHSLFMHNMCIRPTPEELENFGTPDFTIYNAGQFPCNKYTQYMTSSTSININLARKEMVILGTMYAGEMKKGLFSLMHYLMPKRRILSLHSGCNMGKDGDVAIFFGLSGTGKTTLSTDHNRYLIGDDEHCWGENGVSNIEGGCYAKCINLSRENERDIWNAIKFGSVLENVIFDKHTREVDYNDGSITENTRVAYPIEYIPNAKIPCVGPHPTNVILLACDAFGVLPPVSKLNLAQTMYHFISGYTALVAGTEEGVKEPRATFSACFGAAFLMLHPTKYAAMLAEKMQKHGATAWLVNTGWSGGRYGSGKRIKLVHTRKIIDAIHSGSLLNAKYKKTEVFGLEIPDEVEGVPKEILDPVNTWSDKKAYQETLLKLAGLFKINFETFTDYKIGKDNKLTEDILAAGPKFE, from the exons ATGGATGAACACACTTTCATGCTCAACAGAGAAACAGCTGTGGAGTACTTGAACTCTTTGGACAGG GTCTTTGTAAACGACCAATTTCTGAACTGGGATTCTGAAAATAGAATCAGAGTGCGGATTGTCTCTGCAAAGGCCTATCATTCATTGTTCATGCACAACAT GTGTATCCGACCTACTCCTGAAGAGCTCGAGAATTTCGGTACTCCAGACTTCACTATATACAATGCCGGTCAGTTCCCCTGTAACAAATACACTCAGTACATGACATCCTCTACTAGCATAAACATCAACCTTGCTCGAAAGGAAATGGTCATCCTTGGCACCATGTACGCCGGGGAAATGAAGAAAGGCCTTTTTAGTTTAATGCACTATCTCATGCCTAAACGACGCATCCTCTCATTACATTCTGGCTGCAACATGGGGAAAGATGGAGATGTTGCCATTTTCTTTGGATTGTCAG GCACTGGAAAGACAACTCTATCTACGGATCACAATAGGTACTTAATTGGAGATGATGAACACTGCTGGGGTGAGAATGGTGTATCAAACATTGAAGGCGGTTGCTATGCTAAGTGCATTAATCTATCAAGGGAGAATGAGCGGGATATCTGGAATGCCATCAAGTTTGGCTCTG TGCTGGAAAATGTCATATTTGATAAGCACACACGAGAGGTGGATTATAATGATGGTTCTATTACAG AGAACACTCGAGTAGCCTATCCCATTGAGTACATCCCCAACGCAAAGATACCATGTGTTGGTCCTCATCCTACGAATGTGATCCTTTTGGCTTGTGACGCATTTGGTGTACTCCCACCTGTGAGCAAGTTAAACCTGGCACAGACCATGTACCATTTCATCAGTGGCTACACTGCCTTG GTTGCTGGAACTGAAGAGGGTGTCAAGGAGCCACGAGCGACATTCTCGGCTTGCTTTGGTGCTGCATTTTTGATGTTGCATCCTACCAAGTACGCAGCAATGCTGGCTGAGAAGATGCAGAAGCATGGTGCAACTGCATGGCTGGTTAACACTGGCTGGTCCGGTGGAAGGTACGGATCCGGAAAGCGCATCAAGCTAGTTCACACCCGGAAAATTATTGATGCCATACACTCCGGCAgcctcttgaatgctaagtaCAAGAAGACTGAAGTGTTTGGACTTGAGATCCCCGATGAGGTTGAGGGAGTTCCTAAAGAGATACTAGATCCTGTGAACACT TGGTCGGACAAGAAGGCATACCAGGAAACACTGCTGAAGTTGGCTGGCCTGTTCAAGATCAACTTCGAGACTTTCACAGACTATAAGATTGGCAAGGACAACAAGCTGACCGAAGACATCCTCGCAGCTGGTCCGAAATTTGAGTGA